In a genomic window of Deltaproteobacteria bacterium:
- the rpmB gene encoding 50S ribosomal protein L28 has protein sequence MAWMCTVCGKHPSVGHNVSHANNKTKRRWMPNLQRVKVKTDEGPKRIRVCTSCIRSGRIQKAA, from the coding sequence TTGGATGTGTACAGTGTGTGGAAAACACCCGTCAGTTGGCCATAATGTCAGCCACGCCAACAATAAGACAAAGCGTCGTTGGATGCCAAACTTACAACGGGTCAAAGTGAAGACTGACGAAGGACCAAAACGTATTCGCGTGTGTACAAGCTGTATCCGTTCGGGACGGATTCAGAAAGCAGCGTAG
- the rfaE1 gene encoding D-glycero-beta-D-manno-heptose-7-phosphate kinase, whose translation MRQRRRQECANFCCTCCDRHKIHARMNAKAQSRQPRTRRLSAIVKRFPQVRALVIGDLMLDRYIWGKVERISPEAPIPVVRVTHESVHAGGAGNVVANIRALGSRVVACGVVGKDQAGQRLRHQLATLGAEVQGVVTSRSSITTSKTRIIAHNQQVVRLDREERDAFDARVRAQLRRFIQQHIADFQVVIISDYDKGVIDAELLTLLSELRGQQEFVYLIDPKRRNFPHYRGATLVKPNREEAGIAAGIEIRDERDLNEAGARLLHLWQTEAVLVSRSEEGMSLFKPQAKPQHFPTTTREVHDVTGAGDTVVATCALALGVGASLEEATILANHAAGVVVGKVGTATVSPTELLSALQQEST comes from the coding sequence ATGCGGCAACGCCGAAGGCAGGAGTGCGCAAATTTTTGTTGCACCTGTTGTGACAGACACAAAATACATGCTCGTATGAATGCTAAAGCTCAATCTCGCCAGCCTCGAACACGAAGGTTATCAGCCATTGTCAAACGATTTCCGCAGGTGCGCGCCCTTGTCATCGGCGACCTGATGCTGGATCGATACATTTGGGGAAAAGTCGAACGCATCTCTCCCGAGGCACCGATACCGGTCGTTCGTGTGACGCACGAGAGCGTGCATGCCGGTGGGGCTGGCAACGTGGTGGCAAACATTCGCGCCCTAGGCAGCCGTGTCGTTGCCTGTGGCGTGGTCGGAAAAGATCAAGCCGGGCAACGCCTGCGCCACCAACTCGCCACCCTCGGAGCTGAGGTTCAAGGGGTAGTCACGAGCAGAAGTTCAATCACGACCAGCAAAACCCGAATCATTGCCCATAATCAACAAGTTGTCCGGCTTGATCGCGAAGAACGAGATGCCTTCGACGCACGCGTACGAGCCCAACTGCGGCGATTTATCCAACAGCATATCGCCGACTTCCAGGTTGTCATCATATCGGATTACGACAAAGGCGTGATCGATGCCGAATTACTCACCTTGCTGTCCGAGCTACGAGGCCAGCAAGAGTTTGTCTATTTGATCGATCCTAAACGGCGCAATTTTCCACACTATCGTGGGGCAACGCTAGTTAAACCGAACCGTGAAGAGGCAGGGATCGCTGCAGGGATAGAAATCCGCGACGAGCGAGACCTGAATGAGGCTGGTGCACGCCTCCTGCACCTGTGGCAAACTGAAGCAGTTCTCGTCTCACGTAGTGAGGAAGGTATGAGTCTCTTCAAACCGCAGGCAAAACCGCAGCACTTTCCCACAACAACGCGCGAGGTCCACGATGTCACGGGCGCGGGCGATACGGTAGTGGCAACGTGTGCGTTGGCTTTGGGAGTCGGGGCCTCACTTGAAGAGGCAACGATCCTCGCCAATCACGCCGCTGGGGTCGTGGTTGGTAAAGTTGGTACTGCCACGGTCAGTCCGACTGAATTGCTCTCAGCTCTGCAACAGGAGTCGACATGA
- a CDS encoding YicC family protein — protein sequence MKSMTGYGSGSATFPGGRVTVELRAVNHRFLELKMPLPREMLPFEQEFRTMIENNIKRGKLDMLFTTSGKPLRTYTVQPNLLLARAYQDAVQQVQREIGVKGTLDLAFLSAHPELFQVQEQQANGEPQAEAAKKALTAALSALERQRAREGKFLQRELQIRIATLDQIRRTVKARSSIVYENTRERLKDRINNVLQGLLPGVEIDQSRLLQEVATLAQRGDITEELVRLQSHLEALRSHCRSVEPVGKRIDFLLQEVQREVNTIGSKADDVEVRHLVVSAKEEVEKLREQVQNVE from the coding sequence ATGAAAAGTATGACTGGCTACGGTAGCGGCTCAGCAACGTTTCCCGGTGGTCGGGTAACCGTCGAATTGCGTGCGGTGAATCATCGCTTCCTTGAATTGAAAATGCCGCTGCCGCGAGAGATGCTACCATTTGAGCAAGAGTTCCGCACGATGATCGAAAACAACATCAAACGCGGCAAACTTGATATGCTCTTTACCACTTCCGGGAAGCCGTTGCGAACCTACACTGTGCAACCCAACCTGCTACTCGCCCGTGCCTATCAAGATGCAGTGCAGCAAGTCCAGCGAGAAATTGGCGTGAAAGGCACGCTTGACCTGGCTTTTCTCTCGGCTCACCCAGAGTTATTCCAAGTCCAGGAACAACAAGCCAATGGTGAGCCGCAAGCAGAAGCTGCGAAGAAAGCCCTGACCGCAGCCCTCTCCGCCCTCGAACGTCAGCGCGCACGCGAGGGGAAATTCCTCCAACGTGAACTGCAAATACGCATCGCAACCCTTGACCAGATCCGTCGCACGGTAAAGGCTCGTAGCAGTATCGTTTACGAAAACACCCGCGAGCGACTCAAAGACCGGATCAACAACGTTCTCCAAGGACTCCTCCCTGGAGTCGAAATTGACCAAAGCCGCCTCTTGCAAGAAGTCGCCACCCTGGCCCAACGGGGTGATATTACGGAAGAACTTGTCCGCTTACAGAGTCATCTTGAGGCATTACGAAGTCATTGTCGCTCCGTAGAACCAGTCGGAAAACGGATCGACTTTCTCCTGCAAGAGGTGCAACGCGAGGTCAACACTATTGGCTCTAAGGCTGACGATGTTGAAGTGCGCCACCTTGTGGTCTCGGCGAAAGAGGAGGTAGAAAAATTACGGGAACAAGTGCAAAATGTAGAGTAA
- a CDS encoding guanylate kinase, whose product MSDDPDKPFILSRQGILFFLSAPSGAGKTTLSEQLLQRIPNLSPSISYTTRQPRAGEVDGREYHFVSEAEFMRLRQRQAFAEWARVHDFFYGTARAPLEEALVHGSDLLLDIDVQGVQQLKPQFPGATVAIFLLPPSWDELERRLRNRGTDSAEVIARRLARAHTEAQELSMYDYWVVNDQIERAIATVHAIVIAERARVARLHERTLA is encoded by the coding sequence ATGTCAGACGATCCCGACAAACCCTTTATTCTTTCACGTCAGGGAATTTTGTTTTTCCTCTCTGCGCCCTCAGGGGCCGGGAAAACAACCCTTTCTGAACAACTCTTACAACGGATACCGAATCTCTCACCATCGATCTCGTACACGACGCGTCAGCCACGCGCCGGTGAAGTTGATGGCCGAGAGTACCACTTCGTCAGCGAAGCCGAATTCATGCGTCTGCGGCAACGGCAGGCCTTTGCCGAATGGGCTCGGGTGCATGATTTCTTCTATGGAACAGCGCGGGCACCGCTTGAAGAAGCGCTCGTGCATGGGTCAGATCTCCTTCTTGATATCGACGTCCAGGGGGTACAACAACTCAAGCCACAGTTTCCTGGAGCTACGGTTGCCATTTTTCTACTACCTCCCTCTTGGGATGAACTTGAACGTCGCCTGCGAAACCGTGGGACCGATAGCGCCGAAGTCATTGCCCGCCGCCTCGCGCGTGCACACACCGAAGCGCAGGAGTTATCAATGTACGATTACTGGGTCGTCAATGATCAGATTGAACGTGCGATCGCAACGGTGCACGCCATAGTCATCGCTGAACGAGCCCGGGTTGCGCGGTTGCATGAAAGGACCCTCGCATGA
- a CDS encoding bifunctional (p)ppGpp synthetase/guanosine-3',5'-bis(diphosphate) 3'-pyrophosphohydrolase has translation MTLGELVDKIRAYHPDADTRQLEQAYTFSERMHQGQKRLSGDPYFVHPVGVASIIADMKLDVPSVMTGLLHDTVEDTLTTLEQVEKDFGTEVASLVDGVTKISQINFTTREERQAENFRKMIIAMAHDIRVILVKLADRAHNMRTLSYLPENKQREISQETLDIYAPLAHRLGINWLKSDLEDNALRYLHPGVYGQLKHDVAKKKAERENYINEVITILQQKLTEAGITAEVYGRPKHFYSIYQKMQAQNLLFSEIYDLVGFRIIVKEVRECYEALGIVHSHWRPVPGRFKDYIALPKENMYQSLHTTVIGPYGERIEVQIRTQEMHRVAEQGIAAHWTYKEGRRGLDESQRFTWLRQLVEWQQQLKDPQEFLQTVKGDLFTEEVYVFTPKGDLFNFPQGATVIDFAYRIHSEVGNRCAGARANGRMVPLRYKLQNGDTIEVITNTQQTPNKDWLRFVKTAKAQARIRQWVKSQEHERSVALGRELIERELSRYRADLATLRKQDKIDAALKALSFKDEETLLAAVGYGQATVGQVMSQLVPQPESAPGQAADAAELEKLRQKPPVRDGRGGVLVGGVGDVLVRFGQCCHPLPGERILGVITRGKGVTVHNFECPRLLAVDPQRHIQVNWDTNNGTLHPVKVEVLSEDRHGLLAAMSKAISEAGVNIANADVRTLSDRRALNVFEVMVANAATLDQVIRSLSAIRGVVKVDRVRK, from the coding sequence ATGACCCTCGGTGAACTGGTTGATAAAATCCGCGCCTACCACCCGGACGCCGATACCCGGCAACTCGAACAGGCGTACACGTTCTCCGAGCGTATGCACCAAGGACAGAAACGCCTCTCTGGCGATCCGTATTTTGTCCACCCAGTTGGCGTGGCCAGCATCATTGCCGATATGAAACTCGATGTCCCAAGTGTCATGACAGGACTGCTCCATGATACCGTCGAAGATACCCTCACTACGTTAGAGCAAGTCGAGAAGGACTTTGGCACCGAAGTCGCTTCGCTCGTTGATGGCGTCACCAAGATTAGTCAAATCAATTTCACTACTCGTGAGGAACGTCAGGCAGAGAACTTTCGTAAGATGATCATTGCTATGGCGCATGATATTCGTGTGATTCTCGTGAAACTTGCCGATCGCGCACACAACATGCGAACGCTCTCCTATTTACCAGAAAATAAACAACGAGAGATTTCCCAAGAAACACTCGATATCTACGCCCCACTCGCGCATCGTCTTGGCATTAATTGGCTCAAGAGTGATCTCGAAGACAACGCGCTGCGGTATCTGCACCCTGGAGTATACGGCCAGTTAAAACACGATGTGGCCAAGAAGAAAGCCGAGCGAGAGAACTACATCAACGAAGTCATTACCATCTTGCAGCAAAAGTTGACTGAGGCTGGGATTACCGCCGAAGTGTATGGGCGCCCGAAACATTTCTATTCCATTTACCAGAAGATGCAGGCGCAGAACCTATTATTCAGCGAAATTTACGACCTCGTCGGCTTTCGCATTATCGTCAAGGAAGTACGCGAGTGCTACGAAGCCTTGGGCATCGTCCATAGTCACTGGCGACCCGTCCCTGGCCGCTTCAAAGATTACATCGCCCTCCCCAAAGAGAACATGTATCAATCGCTGCACACGACGGTCATCGGTCCGTATGGCGAGCGGATCGAAGTGCAAATTCGTACCCAAGAAATGCATCGCGTGGCTGAGCAAGGCATCGCTGCGCACTGGACCTACAAGGAAGGTCGTCGCGGATTAGACGAATCGCAGCGCTTCACCTGGTTACGGCAACTAGTCGAGTGGCAGCAACAACTGAAAGATCCCCAAGAGTTTCTCCAGACCGTTAAAGGCGATTTATTCACTGAAGAAGTATACGTCTTCACGCCGAAAGGGGATTTGTTCAACTTCCCGCAAGGCGCGACGGTGATCGATTTTGCCTATCGCATTCACTCAGAAGTCGGCAATCGCTGTGCTGGCGCACGCGCCAATGGCCGCATGGTACCGCTACGGTACAAGTTGCAGAATGGCGACACTATCGAAGTCATTACCAATACGCAGCAGACCCCCAACAAAGATTGGTTACGCTTCGTCAAAACCGCCAAGGCACAAGCCCGCATCCGTCAGTGGGTGAAATCACAGGAACATGAACGAAGCGTCGCATTAGGGCGAGAACTCATCGAACGCGAGTTATCACGTTACCGTGCCGATCTCGCTACTTTACGCAAACAGGATAAAATTGATGCTGCCTTAAAAGCGCTCAGTTTCAAAGATGAAGAGACCTTACTTGCCGCCGTCGGCTATGGACAAGCCACCGTCGGGCAGGTCATGTCACAACTTGTCCCGCAACCTGAAAGTGCACCAGGACAAGCTGCGGATGCGGCTGAACTAGAAAAGCTGCGTCAGAAACCCCCAGTTCGTGACGGTCGAGGCGGGGTACTTGTCGGCGGTGTCGGTGACGTACTGGTGCGTTTCGGACAGTGTTGTCATCCATTACCTGGAGAACGCATTTTAGGTGTCATCACCCGCGGCAAAGGCGTCACGGTCCATAACTTCGAATGCCCACGCTTGTTAGCTGTCGACCCTCAGCGACACATCCAGGTGAACTGGGACACTAATAATGGCACCTTACATCCGGTCAAAGTCGAGGTGCTCAGCGAAGACCGTCATGGGTTATTGGCGGCAATGAGCAAAGCGATCAGCGAAGCTGGGGTCAACATCGCCAATGCCGACGTACGCACCTTATCAGACCGCCGAGCGCTGAACGTCTTCGAGGTGATGGTCGCCAATGCCGCGACCCTCGATCAGGTGATACGGAGTTTAAGCGCAATACGGGGAGTGGTGAAAGTGGATCGGGTAAGGAAGTGA